Proteins encoded by one window of Streptomyces sp. LX-29:
- a CDS encoding SAM-dependent methyltransferase, translated as MLAPLYEAVYDRLSVGAETHLLALRCGAGLSLLMAAARGAAVYGVEADPERRALAGERLARRTGEMREPGAREPGGATEHGGRTPRTARALPAPEPDGPRFSVVTAFEVPPPLGGDATGALVEEVRSAAARTEHGGAVVLAGWGPPERCATSAVLRVAARLADPMCAAARWRPCGRDDLERIADRAGLRPDGSGRVACPFGYADPDSAVRGLLSTGLFDAAERATDLTQVAKEIAEAVHPHQRQDGTVWMPNVFRYLIARV; from the coding sequence ATGCTGGCCCCGCTCTACGAGGCGGTCTACGACCGGCTCTCGGTGGGTGCCGAAACGCATCTGCTGGCCCTGCGCTGCGGCGCCGGCCTGTCCCTGCTGATGGCCGCCGCCCGAGGTGCCGCGGTGTACGGGGTCGAGGCCGACCCGGAGCGGCGGGCGCTGGCCGGGGAGCGGCTGGCGCGGCGCACCGGCGAGATGCGGGAACCGGGGGCACGAGAGCCCGGTGGCGCAACGGAGCACGGCGGGCGCACCCCGCGGACGGCCCGCGCCCTGCCCGCCCCGGAGCCGGACGGCCCGCGCTTCTCGGTGGTGACCGCCTTCGAGGTGCCTCCGCCCTTGGGCGGCGACGCGACCGGGGCGCTGGTCGAGGAGGTGCGGTCGGCCGCCGCCCGCACCGAGCACGGCGGCGCCGTCGTCCTGGCCGGCTGGGGACCGCCCGAGCGGTGCGCGACCTCCGCGGTGCTGCGGGTGGCCGCGCGGCTGGCGGATCCGATGTGCGCCGCCGCGCGGTGGCGCCCCTGCGGCCGCGACGATCTGGAGCGCATCGCCGACCGCGCGGGCCTGCGCCCGGACGGCTCCGGCCGGGTGGCCTGCCCCTTCGGCTACGCCGACCCGGACAGCGCGGTCCGCGGCCTGCTGTCCACCGGGCTCTTCGACGCGGCGGAGCGGGCGACCGACCTCACCCAGGTGGCCAAGGAGATCGCGGAGGCGGTGCATCCACACCAGCGCCAGGACGGCACGGTGTGGATGCCCAACGTCTTCCGCTACCTCATCGCGCGGGTCTGA
- the ffh gene encoding signal recognition particle protein, translated as MFDTLSDRLAATFKNLRGKGRLSEADIDATAREIRIALLEADVALPVVRAFIKQVKERALGVEVSQALNPAQQVIKIVNDELIKILGGETRRLRFAKQSPTVIMLAGLQGAGKTTLAGKLASWLKGQGHSPLLVACDLQRPNAVNQLSVVAERAGVAVYAPEPGNGVGDPVQVAKDSIGHAKSKVHDIVIVDTAGRLGIDAEMMQQAADIRDAVQPDEVLFVVDAMIGQDAVNTAEAFRDGVGFDGVVLSKLDGDARGGAALSIAHITGKQIMFASNGEKLDDFDAFHPDRMASRILGMGDMLSLIEKAEQTFSQQEAEKMAAKLAKGPKEFTLDDFLAQMEQVRKMGSISKLLGMLPGMGQIKEQINNLDERDVDRTAAIIKSMTPGERHDPTIINGSRRARIARGSGVDVSAVKNLVERFFEARKMMSRMAQGGGMPGLPGVPGMGGGPGRQKKKQKQAKGKQRSGNPMKRKAEEAAAAQRRAEGEDGGAFGLPGAGQSAADFELPAEFKNMLGGK; from the coding sequence GTGTTCGATACCCTTTCCGACCGCCTCGCAGCTACGTTCAAGAACCTCCGGGGCAAGGGCCGCCTCTCCGAGGCGGACATCGACGCCACGGCGCGTGAGATCCGCATCGCCCTGCTGGAAGCGGATGTCGCGCTCCCCGTCGTCCGGGCCTTCATCAAGCAGGTCAAGGAGCGCGCCCTCGGCGTCGAGGTCTCCCAGGCGCTGAACCCGGCGCAGCAGGTCATCAAGATCGTCAACGACGAGCTGATCAAGATCCTGGGCGGCGAGACCCGGCGCCTCCGCTTCGCCAAGCAGTCGCCGACCGTCATCATGCTCGCCGGTCTGCAGGGTGCCGGTAAGACCACCCTCGCCGGAAAGCTGGCCTCGTGGCTCAAGGGGCAGGGGCACAGCCCGCTGCTGGTCGCCTGTGACCTCCAGCGGCCGAACGCCGTCAACCAGCTGAGCGTCGTCGCCGAGCGCGCCGGCGTCGCGGTGTACGCGCCGGAGCCGGGCAACGGCGTGGGCGACCCGGTCCAGGTCGCCAAGGACTCGATCGGCCACGCGAAGTCCAAGGTCCACGACATCGTCATCGTCGACACCGCCGGCCGCCTCGGCATCGACGCCGAGATGATGCAGCAGGCCGCGGACATCCGCGACGCGGTCCAGCCCGACGAGGTCCTCTTCGTCGTCGACGCCATGATCGGTCAGGACGCGGTCAACACCGCCGAGGCGTTCCGCGACGGCGTCGGCTTCGACGGCGTGGTGCTCTCCAAGCTCGACGGCGACGCCCGCGGTGGTGCCGCGCTCTCCATCGCGCACATCACCGGCAAGCAGATCATGTTCGCCTCCAACGGCGAGAAGCTGGACGACTTCGACGCGTTCCACCCGGACCGCATGGCGTCCCGCATCCTCGGCATGGGCGACATGCTCTCGCTCATCGAGAAGGCCGAGCAGACCTTCAGCCAGCAAGAGGCCGAGAAGATGGCGGCCAAGCTGGCGAAGGGCCCCAAGGAGTTCACGCTCGACGACTTCCTGGCCCAGATGGAGCAGGTCCGGAAGATGGGCTCCATCTCCAAGCTGCTCGGCATGCTGCCCGGCATGGGGCAGATCAAGGAGCAGATCAACAACCTCGACGAGCGGGACGTGGACCGCACCGCCGCGATCATCAAGTCGATGACGCCGGGCGAGCGCCACGACCCGACCATCATCAACGGCTCCCGTCGCGCCCGTATCGCCCGCGGTTCCGGCGTCGACGTGAGCGCGGTGAAGAACCTCGTCGAGCGCTTCTTCGAGGCGCGCAAGATGATGTCGCGGATGGCCCAGGGCGGCGGCATGCCGGGGCTGCCGGGCGTGCCGGGCATGGGCGGCGGCCCGGGCCGGCAGAAGAAGAAGCAGAAGCAGGCCAAGGGGAAGCAGCGCAGCGGCAACCCGATGAAGCGGAAGGCCGAGGAGGCCGCCGCCGCGCAGCGCAGGGCGGAGGGCGAGGACGGCGGCGCGTTCGGGCTGCCGGGCGCCGGCCAGAGCGCGGCGGACTTCGAACTGCCGGCAGAGTTCAAGAACATGCTGGGCGGCAAGTAA
- a CDS encoding [protein-PII] uridylyltransferase, whose translation MTDTSGPVPGGYAGARLRLLQEDPRTGAPRRAALARLTDAWLATLLGDAPGVALVAVGGYGRGELSPRSDLDVLLLHEDRADPAAVAALADRVWYPVWDMGLDLDHSVRTPAQARRTAAEDLKAHLGLLDARHIAGDPALTAALRTTLLADWRARAPKRLPELREMCQERARRHGELPFLLEPDLKEARGGLRDATALRAIAASWLADAPREGLEEARGRLLDTRDALHLATGRATDRLALQEQAQVAAGLGLADADALLRQVYAAARTVAYAADVTWREVGRVLRARSARPRLRGLLAGRGGRVPGGDAAVGRRPLAEGVVEQDGEVVLARSARPERDPVLPLRAAAAAAQAGLPLSPHAVRRLAAVAAEHPLPVPWPAEARDQLVTLLGAGDSTVPVWEALEAEGLITALLPQWERVRFRPQRNPVHRWTVDRHLVETAVRATAFTRRVDRPDLLLVGALLHDIGKGWPGDHSEAGAAVVREIAARVGFDAADTAVLAALARHHLLLVETATRRDLDDPATVRTVAEAVGSRSTLELLHALTEADALATGPAAWSAWRASLVADLVGRVSARLDGEPQPARAPAPRTTAQQERLAVEAWRTGGPVLALHACPEGATASAGSAEPPHHPPTDVGPTGTEPTGTGPTGTEPIGVELLIAVPDQPGVLPAAAGVLALHRLTVRAADLRSVELPAELTAPDAASAEAAPGCALVLSWRVAAEYGSLPQPVRLRKDLLRALDGSLDIAARLAEREAAYARYPRRRGPQAPPPRVTVAPGGSQHATVIEVRAQDAPGLLHRIGRALEGAGARVRSAHVSTLGSNAVDAFYVTGPAGAPLPDAEAAELARRIERALAD comes from the coding sequence ATGACCGACACCAGCGGCCCGGTGCCCGGCGGCTACGCGGGGGCCCGGCTGCGGCTCCTCCAGGAGGATCCGCGCACGGGCGCCCCGCGCCGTGCGGCGCTGGCCCGGCTGACCGACGCCTGGCTGGCCACGCTGCTGGGGGACGCGCCCGGCGTGGCGCTGGTCGCCGTGGGCGGCTACGGACGCGGGGAGCTGTCCCCGCGCAGCGACCTCGATGTGCTGCTGCTGCACGAGGACAGGGCGGACCCGGCCGCCGTCGCGGCGCTCGCCGACCGCGTCTGGTACCCGGTGTGGGACATGGGCCTGGACCTCGACCACTCGGTGCGCACCCCGGCCCAGGCCCGCAGAACCGCGGCCGAGGACCTCAAGGCCCACCTGGGGCTGCTGGACGCCCGGCACATCGCGGGCGACCCCGCACTCACCGCCGCGCTGCGCACGACCCTGCTCGCCGACTGGCGTGCCCGGGCCCCCAAGCGGCTGCCCGAGCTGCGGGAGATGTGCCAGGAGCGCGCCCGCCGCCACGGTGAGCTCCCCTTCCTGCTCGAACCCGATCTCAAGGAGGCGCGCGGCGGGCTGCGCGACGCCACCGCCCTGCGCGCCATCGCCGCCTCCTGGCTCGCCGACGCCCCGCGCGAGGGGCTGGAGGAGGCGCGCGGGCGGCTCCTGGACACCCGCGACGCGCTGCATCTGGCCACCGGGCGGGCCACCGACCGGCTCGCGCTTCAGGAGCAGGCCCAGGTGGCCGCCGGTCTGGGGCTGGCGGACGCCGACGCGCTGCTGCGGCAGGTCTACGCGGCGGCGCGTACGGTCGCCTACGCCGCCGACGTCACCTGGCGCGAGGTCGGTCGGGTGCTGCGCGCGCGGTCGGCCCGGCCGCGGCTGCGCGGACTGCTGGCCGGGCGCGGCGGGCGGGTGCCGGGCGGTGACGCGGCCGTCGGCCGCCGCCCGCTGGCCGAGGGCGTCGTCGAGCAGGACGGCGAGGTGGTGCTGGCCCGCAGCGCGCGCCCCGAGCGGGACCCGGTGCTCCCGCTGCGCGCCGCCGCGGCCGCGGCCCAGGCCGGGCTGCCGCTGTCGCCGCACGCGGTCCGTCGGTTGGCCGCGGTCGCCGCCGAGCACCCGCTGCCGGTGCCGTGGCCCGCCGAGGCCCGCGACCAGCTGGTGACCCTGCTGGGGGCGGGCGACTCGACGGTGCCGGTGTGGGAGGCGTTGGAGGCCGAGGGCCTGATCACCGCGCTGCTGCCGCAGTGGGAACGGGTCCGCTTCCGGCCGCAGCGCAACCCCGTGCACCGCTGGACCGTGGACCGGCACCTGGTCGAGACGGCGGTGCGGGCCACCGCGTTCACCCGCCGGGTGGACCGCCCGGACCTGCTGCTGGTCGGGGCGCTGCTGCACGACATCGGCAAGGGCTGGCCGGGCGACCACTCGGAGGCCGGCGCGGCCGTCGTCCGCGAGATCGCCGCCCGGGTCGGCTTCGACGCCGCCGACACGGCCGTCCTGGCCGCTCTCGCCCGCCACCACCTGCTTCTGGTCGAGACCGCCACCCGGCGCGACCTGGACGACCCGGCGACCGTACGGACGGTCGCCGAGGCCGTCGGCAGCCGTTCCACGCTGGAGCTGCTGCACGCGCTGACCGAGGCCGACGCGCTCGCCACCGGCCCCGCCGCCTGGAGCGCCTGGCGTGCCTCCCTCGTCGCCGACCTGGTCGGCCGCGTCTCCGCGCGGCTCGACGGCGAGCCGCAGCCGGCCCGTGCGCCCGCGCCGCGGACCACCGCCCAGCAGGAACGGCTCGCCGTCGAGGCATGGCGCACCGGCGGCCCGGTGCTGGCCCTGCACGCCTGCCCGGAGGGGGCTACGGCGTCCGCGGGCTCCGCGGAGCCGCCGCACCACCCGCCCACGGACGTCGGGCCGACCGGAACCGAGCCGACCGGAACCGGGCCGACCGGGACCGAGCCGATCGGGGTGGAGCTCCTCATCGCCGTGCCGGACCAGCCCGGGGTGCTCCCGGCGGCCGCCGGGGTGCTGGCCCTGCATCGGCTGACGGTTCGCGCGGCGGATCTGCGCTCCGTGGAGCTGCCGGCCGAGCTGACGGCTCCGGACGCGGCGTCCGCGGAGGCCGCGCCCGGCTGCGCGCTGGTGCTGAGCTGGCGGGTCGCCGCCGAGTACGGCTCGCTGCCGCAGCCCGTACGGCTGCGCAAGGACCTGCTGCGGGCGCTCGACGGCTCGCTCGACATCGCCGCCCGGCTCGCCGAGCGGGAGGCCGCGTACGCGCGATACCCGCGCCGCCGCGGGCCGCAGGCCCCGCCGCCGCGGGTCACCGTCGCCCCCGGCGGCTCCCAGCACGCCACGGTGATCGAGGTGCGCGCCCAGGACGCCCCCGGTCTGCTGCACCGCATCGGCCGGGCCCTGGAGGGCGCCGGGGCGCGGGTGCGCAGCGCGCACGTGAGCACGCTGGGATCCAACGCGGTGGACGCGTTCTACGTGACGGGGCCGGCCGGGGCGCCGCTGCCGGACGCGGAGGCCGCGGAGCTGGCCCGGAGGATCGAGCGGGCCCTCGCCGACTAG
- a CDS encoding P-II family nitrogen regulator — MKLITAVVKPFKSDEIKEALQAFGVKGLTISEASGYGRQRGHTEVYRGAEYKIDLVPKVRIEVLVEDDDADDVIDVLVRAAHTGKIGDGKVWSIPVDTVVRVRTGERGPEAL, encoded by the coding sequence ATGAAGCTCATCACCGCGGTTGTGAAGCCGTTCAAGTCCGACGAGATCAAGGAGGCCCTCCAGGCGTTCGGGGTCAAGGGCCTGACCATCAGTGAGGCCAGCGGCTACGGACGGCAGCGCGGCCACACCGAGGTCTACCGAGGCGCCGAGTACAAGATCGACCTGGTGCCGAAGGTGCGCATAGAGGTACTCGTCGAGGACGACGACGCCGACGACGTCATCGACGTCCTGGTCCGGGCCGCCCACACCGGCAAGATCGGCGACGGGAAGGTGTGGAGCATCCCCGTGGACACGGTGGTCCGCGTCCGCACCGGCGAGCGCGGCCCCGAGGCCCTGTAG
- a CDS encoding ammonium transporter produces MNGADTAFVLISAALVMLMTPGLAFFYGGMVRVKSALNMLMMSFISLGIVSVLWVLYGYSLTFGDDIGGGLLGDFSHIGLKGIDPETLTGGKEGIPVLAFALFQLMFAIITPALMSGALADRVKFSAWALFITLWVSVVYFPVAHWVWQADGWLFQLKVIDFAGGTAVHINAGVGALAAVLVVGKRIGFKKDPMRPHSLPLVMLGAALLWFGWFGFNAGSALAANGTAATMAFNTQVATGAAMLGWLAYERIRHGAFTTLGAASGAVAGLVAITPSGAAVNAFGAILIGLVAGVACSWAVSWKFKLGFDDSLDVVGVHLVGGVIGTLLVGVLAIDGVGGLEQLGRQAVGAFSVMAFSFVVSYLLAKLVDSTIGFRASEDDEVGGVDQAFHAETAYDFSAVGGAPTGRTAAPRPAEAVAAPISKKVDA; encoded by the coding sequence TTGAATGGTGCAGATACGGCATTCGTCTTGATCAGTGCCGCGCTCGTGATGCTGATGACGCCCGGCCTGGCTTTCTTCTACGGCGGCATGGTGCGGGTGAAAAGCGCCCTCAACATGCTGATGATGTCCTTCATCTCGCTCGGCATCGTCAGCGTGCTGTGGGTGCTGTACGGGTACTCGCTCACCTTCGGTGACGACATCGGGGGCGGGCTGCTGGGCGACTTCAGCCACATCGGCCTCAAGGGCATCGACCCGGAGACGCTGACCGGTGGCAAGGAGGGCATCCCGGTCCTCGCCTTCGCGCTCTTCCAGCTGATGTTCGCGATCATCACGCCCGCCCTGATGAGCGGCGCGCTCGCGGACCGGGTGAAGTTCAGCGCCTGGGCGCTGTTCATCACGCTGTGGGTGAGCGTCGTCTACTTCCCGGTCGCGCACTGGGTCTGGCAGGCCGACGGCTGGCTGTTCCAGCTCAAGGTGATCGACTTCGCGGGCGGTACGGCGGTGCACATCAACGCCGGCGTCGGCGCGCTCGCCGCGGTGCTGGTGGTCGGCAAGCGGATCGGTTTCAAGAAGGACCCGATGCGACCGCACAGCCTGCCCCTGGTGATGCTCGGCGCCGCGCTGCTGTGGTTCGGCTGGTTCGGCTTCAACGCCGGCTCCGCGCTGGCCGCCAACGGCACCGCCGCTACCATGGCGTTCAACACCCAGGTCGCCACCGGCGCCGCGATGCTCGGCTGGCTGGCCTACGAGCGCATCCGGCACGGCGCGTTCACCACCCTGGGCGCGGCCTCCGGCGCGGTCGCCGGCCTGGTCGCCATCACCCCCTCCGGCGCCGCGGTCAACGCCTTCGGCGCGATCCTCATCGGCCTGGTCGCCGGCGTCGCCTGCTCCTGGGCGGTCAGCTGGAAGTTCAAGCTGGGCTTCGACGACTCGCTGGACGTCGTCGGCGTCCACCTGGTCGGCGGTGTGATCGGTACGCTGCTGGTCGGCGTGCTCGCCATCGACGGTGTCGGCGGCCTGGAGCAGCTGGGCAGGCAGGCGGTCGGTGCCTTCTCGGTGATGGCGTTCTCCTTCGTCGTCTCCTACCTCCTGGCCAAGCTCGTCGACTCCACCATCGGCTTCCGAGCCAGCGAGGACGACGAGGTCGGCGGCGTCGACCAGGCGTTCCACGCCGAGACGGCGTACGACTTCAGCGCGGTGGGCGGCGCGCCGACCGGCCGCACCGCGGCACCCCGACCGGCCGAGGCCGTCGCCGCCCCGATCAGCAAGAAGGTGGACGCATGA
- a CDS encoding bifunctional DNA primase/polymerase: MGFTIGGIRDHRNKGAGPRRRGRTPECTTVAEYTGLWGWDVVPGARAAVRGSGGRAECSCGAAGCPAPGAHPLSFAPTVPAGATLDDAAAAWGEVPGAAVLLPVGGAFDVLDVAEQAGQHALVRLERMGLPLGPVAATPHGRAQFFVAPGAAAELPRLLYRMGWDDADLDLRCLGPGDHVTAPPSDLGGLGPVRWLRPPTLETAGRPPEARLLLGTLAYACNRAPFCG; the protein is encoded by the coding sequence ATGGGCTTCACGATCGGCGGCATCCGGGACCACCGGAACAAGGGGGCCGGCCCACGGCGCCGCGGCCGCACGCCCGAGTGCACCACGGTGGCGGAGTACACCGGGCTGTGGGGCTGGGACGTGGTGCCCGGAGCCCGCGCGGCCGTCCGCGGCTCGGGCGGCAGGGCGGAGTGCTCCTGCGGCGCGGCCGGATGCCCGGCACCGGGCGCACACCCGCTCTCCTTCGCCCCGACGGTGCCCGCCGGGGCCACCCTCGACGACGCCGCGGCGGCATGGGGCGAGGTGCCCGGAGCCGCCGTGCTGCTCCCGGTGGGCGGCGCCTTCGACGTCCTGGACGTCGCCGAGCAGGCCGGCCAGCACGCCCTGGTACGACTCGAGCGGATGGGCCTGCCACTGGGCCCGGTGGCCGCCACCCCGCACGGGCGGGCGCAGTTCTTCGTCGCCCCGGGTGCCGCCGCCGAGTTGCCGCGGCTGCTCTACCGGATGGGTTGGGACGACGCGGACCTCGATCTGCGCTGCCTGGGCCCCGGCGACCACGTCACCGCCCCGCCCTCCGACCTCGGCGGGCTCGGCCCGGTCCGCTGGCTGCGCCCGCCGACGCTGGAGACGGCCGGCCGGCCGCCGGAGGCCCGGCTGCTGCTGGGGACGCTGGCGTACGCCTGCAACCGCGCCCCCTTCTGCGGCTGA
- the ftsY gene encoding signal recognition particle-docking protein FtsY, producing the protein MEFVILAVVIAVVALAAISGLVVSGRKKRQLPPAPPSSPSVTAPPAEPHVGEEAETPRAEPRRTIEEVDLPVAEPEAPAPTEVAPEEALPAAPAIEVPEPTAGRLVRLRARLSRSQNSLGKGLLTLLSREHLDEDTWEEIEDTLLTADVGVKPTQELVDRLRERVKVLGTRTPEELRGLLREELLLLIGTEADRSVHTESGMTEDGREKPGVVLVVGVNGTGKTTTTGKLARVLVADGKSVVLGAADTFRAAAADQLQTWGERVGARTVRGPEGGDPASIAFDAVKEGIAEGADVVLVDTAGRLHTKTGLMDELGKVKRVVEKHGEVDEVLLVLDATTGQNGLVQARVFAEVVDITGIVLTKLDGTAKGGIVIAVQRELSVPVKLVGLGEGADDLAPFEPEAFVDALIGNGD; encoded by the coding sequence ATGGAATTCGTCATCCTTGCCGTAGTCATCGCTGTGGTCGCGCTCGCCGCGATCAGCGGGCTCGTCGTCAGCGGCCGCAAGAAGCGGCAGCTGCCCCCGGCCCCGCCGAGCAGCCCGTCCGTCACCGCGCCGCCCGCCGAGCCGCACGTCGGCGAGGAGGCCGAAACCCCACGCGCCGAACCGCGCCGCACCATCGAGGAGGTCGACCTCCCGGTCGCCGAGCCCGAGGCTCCGGCGCCGACCGAGGTCGCACCGGAGGAGGCCCTGCCGGCCGCCCCCGCCATCGAGGTCCCCGAGCCCACCGCCGGTCGCCTGGTGCGGCTGCGCGCCCGGCTGTCCCGCTCCCAGAACTCCCTGGGCAAGGGTCTGCTGACGCTGCTGTCCCGTGAGCACCTCGACGAGGACACCTGGGAGGAGATCGAGGACACGCTGCTGACCGCCGACGTCGGCGTGAAGCCCACTCAGGAGCTCGTCGACCGGCTGCGCGAGCGGGTCAAGGTGCTCGGCACCCGCACCCCCGAGGAGCTGCGCGGCCTGCTGCGCGAGGAGCTGCTGCTGCTCATCGGCACCGAAGCCGATCGCTCCGTGCACACCGAGAGCGGCATGACCGAGGACGGCCGGGAGAAGCCGGGCGTCGTCCTGGTCGTCGGCGTCAACGGCACCGGCAAGACCACCACCACCGGCAAGCTGGCCCGGGTGCTGGTCGCCGACGGCAAGTCCGTCGTCCTCGGCGCCGCCGACACCTTCCGCGCCGCCGCCGCCGACCAGCTGCAGACCTGGGGCGAGCGGGTCGGTGCCCGCACCGTCCGCGGCCCCGAGGGCGGCGACCCCGCGTCCATCGCCTTCGACGCGGTCAAGGAGGGCATCGCCGAGGGCGCGGACGTCGTCCTCGTCGACACCGCCGGCCGACTGCACACCAAGACCGGGCTCATGGACGAGCTGGGCAAGGTCAAGCGGGTCGTGGAGAAGCACGGCGAGGTGGACGAGGTGCTGCTCGTCCTCGACGCCACCACGGGTCAGAACGGCCTGGTGCAGGCGCGGGTCTTCGCCGAGGTCGTGGACATCACCGGCATCGTCCTCACCAAGCTGGACGGCACCGCCAAGGGCGGCATCGTGATCGCCGTCCAGCGTGAGCTGAGCGTCCCGGTCAAGCTGGTCGGCCTGGGCGAGGGCGCGGACGACCTGGCCCCCTTCGAGCCGGAGGCGTTCGTCGACGCCCTGATCGGCAACGGGGACTGA
- a CDS encoding cytosine permease, with protein sequence MAHTDSLDNDVTASSATAEAGAVETRGIEPVPESERQGRARELFPTWVAANISVLLLTMGAGLVVFNGLNIWQVLIVGACASAVSYGMVGLVSIAGKWGGAPGLLLSRATFGVRGNYFPGMILWIARFGWETINAVTGAYALLTVLRLLFGIESSTPLIVVTLFAFVACTFLVSGMGRKVLAVCNTWSTYLFGAFSVLVLGYLVWKIDWDQIFSRPAGSTAMLIAGIGTIAAGGISWVPSGPDFTRYLPGRTSSRAIVGTTVSGAAIVVVPMVLMGAVMAAAQPDLASAPDPVSFLGDVLPTWLAVPYLITALVGMLLINSLSMYSAGFTAQTMGVKLPRALAVSVNAVISLVGGLILMLVAKSFLSSFIAFLTLLAVSFSAWIGVFGVDMLRRRDRAVKYDPEGLMDTGRGSRYWYAGGFCWQAMTAWGLALGFGLCFTKVDWFTGPLATTWIGRNGLGWAVTILVSAALYAVLPAAREGVDAPERAEAERETVSAG encoded by the coding sequence ATGGCTCATACGGACAGCCTGGACAACGACGTCACCGCGTCCTCCGCCACCGCGGAGGCGGGCGCCGTCGAGACCAGAGGCATCGAACCGGTGCCGGAGAGCGAGCGACAAGGCCGGGCGCGGGAGCTCTTCCCGACCTGGGTCGCGGCCAACATCAGCGTGCTGCTGCTCACCATGGGCGCCGGTCTGGTGGTCTTCAACGGTCTGAACATCTGGCAGGTGCTGATCGTCGGCGCCTGCGCCTCCGCCGTCTCGTACGGCATGGTCGGTCTGGTGTCGATCGCCGGCAAGTGGGGCGGCGCCCCCGGGCTGCTACTGTCGCGCGCCACCTTCGGCGTCCGGGGCAACTACTTCCCCGGCATGATCCTCTGGATAGCCCGCTTCGGCTGGGAGACGATCAACGCCGTCACCGGCGCGTACGCCCTGCTGACCGTCCTGCGGCTGCTGTTCGGCATCGAGTCCAGCACCCCGCTGATCGTCGTCACCCTCTTCGCCTTCGTCGCCTGCACCTTCCTGGTGAGCGGCATGGGCCGCAAGGTGCTGGCAGTGTGTAACACCTGGTCGACCTATCTCTTCGGCGCGTTCAGCGTGCTGGTCCTCGGCTATCTGGTCTGGAAGATCGACTGGGACCAGATCTTCTCCCGTCCGGCCGGCTCCACCGCCATGCTGATCGCGGGCATCGGCACCATCGCGGCCGGCGGCATCAGCTGGGTGCCCTCGGGTCCCGACTTCACCCGCTACCTGCCCGGCCGCACCTCCAGCCGGGCGATCGTCGGCACCACGGTGTCGGGCGCGGCCATCGTGGTCGTCCCGATGGTGCTGATGGGCGCGGTCATGGCCGCCGCCCAGCCGGACCTGGCCTCGGCGCCGGACCCGGTCTCCTTCCTGGGTGACGTGCTGCCGACCTGGCTGGCCGTGCCGTACCTGATCACCGCGCTGGTCGGCATGCTGCTGATCAACAGCCTGTCGATGTACTCCGCCGGGTTCACCGCCCAGACGATGGGCGTGAAGCTCCCGCGCGCCCTGGCCGTCAGCGTCAACGCCGTCATCAGCCTGGTCGGCGGTCTGATCCTGATGCTGGTCGCCAAGAGCTTCCTCTCCTCCTTCATCGCCTTCCTGACCCTGCTCGCGGTCTCCTTCTCCGCCTGGATCGGCGTCTTCGGCGTCGACATGCTGCGGCGCCGCGACCGCGCGGTGAAGTACGACCCGGAGGGTCTGATGGACACCGGGCGCGGCAGCCGCTACTGGTACGCGGGCGGCTTCTGCTGGCAGGCGATGACCGCCTGGGGGCTGGCCCTGGGCTTCGGCCTCTGCTTCACCAAGGTCGACTGGTTCACCGGGCCGCTGGCCACCACCTGGATCGGCCGCAACGGTCTGGGCTGGGCCGTGACGATCCTGGTCTCCGCGGCGCTCTACGCGGTGCTGCCGGCCGCCCGGGAGGGCGTGGACGCCCCGGAGCGGGCCGAGGCCGAGCGCGAGACGGTGTCCGCGGGCTGA